From a region of the Vanrija pseudolonga chromosome 2, complete sequence genome:
- the yih1 gene encoding Protein IMPACT, producing MASIPPSRAHTPDAIDADLEAAKLESLIDSLSVSDDTNTAALADELGALHSIYPGTLRLLESDGRIRFEIALPAWEGSLTGAVGEDEPPTLRVLVTLRPGYPASVAPQLQLLGLYLGSYPIDAGLFGDVTRTYITSAGVPFTPGDVCVFDGLVYVQGLAGAWYAERLASAEAHAGGDDGTQSQQQRAAAAALAALALDTRPLPNITSSEPITDRKSAFVGHAARILDERDVAAVVQHLLQDRKIARAAHPTIYAYRIVRDVGGVAGKVVEADYDDDGETQAGSRLKHLLEILELDNVLVVVTRWFGGIHLGPDRFKHINQAARDALEAAKLLDEPVAKGRRKK from the exons ATGGCCTCGATCCCCCCGTCGCGCGCACACACGCCAGACGcgatcgacgccgacctcgaagCCGCTAAGCTCGAGAGC CTCATCGACTCGCTCTCAGTGTCAGACGACACAaacaccgccgccctcgcagacgagctcggcgccctgcACTCCATCTATCCTGGCACCTTGCGCCTGCTGGAGAGCGACGGCAGAATACGCTTCGAGATCGCCCTCCCAGCCTGGGAGGGCAGCctcaccggcgccgtgggcgaggacgagccgccCACCTTGCGCGTATTGGTGACCCTGCGACCAGGATATccggcgagcgtcgcgccgcagctGCAGCTGTTGGGGCTTTATCTGGGGTCGTACCCCATCGACGCGGGGCTGT tCGGCGACGTGACGAGAACGTACATCACGTccgccggcgtgcccttCACCCCCGGCGACGTGTGCGTCTTCGACGGGCTCGTGTATGTCCAGGGACTAGCGGGGGCATGGTACGCTGAGCGGCTGGCGAGTG CAGaggcgcacgccggcggcgacgacggcacgcaAAGCCAGCAACagcgggccgccgccgcagccctcgcggcgctcgcgctcgatACCCGCCCCCTGCCAAACATTACCTCGTCCGAGCCGATTACCGACCGCAAATCCGCGTTCGTGGgccacgcggcgcgcattctcgacgagcgcgacgtcgcggctGTCGTGCAGCACCTGCTCCAAGACCGCAAgattgcgcgcgcggcccacCCGACGATTTACGCTTATCGCAtcgtgcgcgacgtcgggGGTGTCGCGGGCAAGGTTGTCGAGGCTG ActatgacgacgacggcgaaaCCCAGGCCGGGTCACGCCTCAAGCACCTCCTCGAaatcctcgagctcgacaacgtcctcgtcgtcgtcacccgCTGGTTTGGCGGCATCCACCTCGGCCCAGACCGCTTCAAGCATATCAACCAGGCCGCCCGGgacgccctcgaggcggccaagctcctcgacgagccagtCGCCAAGGGCCGCAGGAAAAAGTAG
- the pld1_0 gene encoding Phospholipase D1 gives MEYIDEETFTISLVNSERLAGKDQISTSIPGAGLISELEIVEVEVEETFTPQLQVNGGAAPASPEPESPTASPTRRHSHTLPAEYDGGEESDIPPGADEGADGRGPGGHEADLRNVPVDGGAGGVSHERRKGPTTPTRTHASLSDHAHDGSPRRNRALEDVTTSPRNHHASHPSQRGHENPNGVIVLDSPIIEDDIAHVPQPAQPPPPAMSSSSRVKAITPPPPIVASPHKSNGKQREVLDDEALPPMIEDPSPDWRERLKFMNRGTLPPGGGDWADMSPSEGRWRSALDSGASTPGMHPPKDGNWSASQRHSWSEAQGGAGNELSADEAPAQHGTWSGGPPPGLKGTPGRSATMQSHSRTPGHTSGDDGPTVPSTPKVGGKRALRFPRMLSTRRASMSAAAQPPAIPEVAAPSMTNEMMAGTLPVMILKTWLDRDEDGHRAVPVLLGNLRFRVGDSVGFKAGKPGPGREMFKIECEYGDGAVKWIVYRELRDFLSLHAHYKAANIGTRVTGLRSSRHVEIPEFPRSAIPYWARESYYMDWLEGKGDYKGKKAKAAAEAAAASDKQKAVERGERGNGRQEFSTASRDALQQYLIDLIRAVMFRPESNRLCTFFELSALTVALAPRGGFQGKAGFLKIPTANASRRSNQPGILPSSWVMHRRPKWFIVRESYFVAAEGPEETEFYDVFLIDSDFSIERPKRAYRQGLHLLSGSGSSRHHEPASPTAEGEVETAEEKHEQAQEIDEEKKASQHTFYIANAQRRLKLVAKNARQMHQFIVSMERIAMECIWAGRNRFDSFAPVRLNVAAQWLVDGRDYFWNLSRAMNMAKSRIYIHDWWISPQIYLRRPGDERYRLDNLLKRKAEEGVRIFIIIYNEVSAKTTPVESLYVKKTLTGLHPNIMVQRSPSHLPNGALYWSHHEKLCVIDETIAFMGGLDLCFGRWDTSQHIMTDEDHTMPDGPEGPVWRGKDYWNERVAEFHDLDKPMEDTFDRSRIPRMPWHDVGLQIVGQPSRDLCRHFVQRWNYLLRVKNHRRQMPFLVPPADFTETELTDLKLQGTCEVQICRSVGPWSMGTTTKIEHSIQNAYVKSIQLSEHFVYIENQFFITSTVVNGIQIENNIGNALVNRIIKAHRDGTPWRACVVIPLLPGYTHPIDSAEASSVRLILECQNRTISRGPQSIFARLRKEGINPDDYISFFSLRGWCKFNSGALATEMVYIHGKTMIVDDRLVLCGSANINERSQRGDRDSELVAVIRDTDMIDGTMAGKPFKVGRFAHTLRVRLMREHAGVDVDEIDEDELMLRKPVAEQAEIAVWDPDHEQTGNARRGITRVKKSTPRERLGKSVSAAVGSIAKGVGENMKGYVDKGLETVTAIEHEAGPHRESFQSDNGPTMEERAVLKTHAEHGGAAGHPEEEADELGALDQGDERELAQHLLQTNLKSESRWSMPIDPPKMDPNLFHDPLDKRFWDDIWVAAAVFNTEVFRKVFRAMPDDLVSTWAQYKEYATYFEKFIRTPGSRASPTPEPAGEDKDKDKPNGDSATPAGQPAHETTVIAGPAGSGGEDGNKPSGDHEPWAEWELREMENLLNELRGTLVVYSTHFLEAEDQANNFLFNQERILPLLIYD, from the exons ATGGAATACATCGACGAAGAGACGTTTACAATCTCCCTCGTCAACTCGGAACGCCTGGCAGGAAAGGACCAGATCAGCACAAGTatccccggcgccggcctcatcagcgagctcgagatcgtcgaggtcgaggtcgaggagacATTTACTCCACAGCTGCAGGtcaacggcggcgcagctccCGCCAGTCCCGAGCCCGAGTCGCCCACGGCAAGTCCCACACGCCGTCATTCCCATACCCTTCCTGCCGAGTATGATGGGGGCGAGGAGTCGGATATCCCACCTGgagccgacgagggcgccgacggaCGAGGCCCGGGCGGGCACGAGGCAGATCTACGCAATGTGCCGGTTGATGGCGGCGCCGGAGGCGTGTCACACGAGCGCCGCAAAGGCCCGACCACGCCAACACGAACACACGCGTCGCTCTCGGACCATGCACACGACGGATCGCCACGCCGcaaccgcgcgctcgaggatgtgacgacctcgccgcgcaacCACCACGCCTCGCACCCCTCCCAACGCGGTCACGAGAACCCCAATGGTGTCATtgtgctcgactcgccgaTTATTGAAGACGACATCGCGCACGTTCCACAA CCCGCtcaaccaccacctccagccatgagctcgagcagccgcGTCAAGGCAATcacgccgccccctcccatcgtcgcctcgccgcaCAAGAGCAACGGCAAGCAACGTGAAGTCCTCGATGACGAGGCTCTCCCTCCCATGATTGAAGACCCAAGTCCTGACTGGAGGGAGCGACTCAAGTTCATGAACAGGGGCACCCTCCCgcctggcggcggtgactggGCCGACATGTCTCCAAGCGAAGGCCGCTGGCGTTCGGCTCTAGACTCTGGCGCGTCCACGCCAGGCATGCACCCACCAAAGGACGGTAACTGGTCGGCTTCTCAGCGTCACTCGTGGTCGGAAGCACAGGGCGGCGCTGGGAATGAGCTGAGTGCCGATGAAGCGCCGGCACAGCACGGGACGTGGTCGGGCGGACCCCCTCCAGGACTCAAGGGTACACCAGGTCGATCGGCCACCATGCAGTCACACTCGCGGACCCCGGGGCACACAAGCGGTGATGACGGACCCACAGTACCGAGTACACCAAAGGTGGGCGGgaagcgcgcgctccgcTTCCCGAGGATGCTGTCCACACGTCGGGCAAGCATGTCGGCCGCGGCCCAGCCGCCAGCCATACCCGAAGTTGCTGCGCCGTCCATGACCAACGAGATGATGGCCGGTACGCTCCCTGTTATGATTCTCAAGACCTGGCTCGAtcgcgacgaggatggccACCGTGCCGTACCCGTTCTTCTCGGCAATCTGCGCTTCCGTGTTGGCGACAGTGTCGGCTTCAAAGCTGGCAAGCCTGGACCGGGCCGCGAGATGTTCAAGATTGAATGCGagtacggcgacggcgcagtCAAGTGGATTGTGTACCGCGAGCTTCGAGACTTCTTGTCACTACATGCGCATTACAAGGCCGCAAACATTGGAACGCGCGTCACCGGTCTGCGCTCGTCTCGCCATGTCGAGATTCCAGAGTTCCCGCGGTCCG CTATTCCTTACTGGGCCCGCGAGAGCTACTACATGGACTGGCtggagggcaagggcgactacaagggcaagaaggcaaaggcagctgccgaggcggctgccGCTTCCGATAAGCAGAAAGCTGTTGAGCGCGGGGAGCGCGGAAATGGCCGTCAAGAGTTTAGCACTGCGAGCAGGGACGCGCTCCAACAATACCTCATCGACTTGATTCGTGCAGTG ATGTTCCGCCCAGAGTCTAACCGCTTGTGCACCTTCTTCGAGCTGTCCGCACTCACAGTGGCACTGGCACCGCGTGGAGGGTTCCAAGGCAAGGCCGGTTTCCTCAAGATTCCGACCGCCAACGCGAGTCGTCGCAGCAACCAACCGGGCATCCTTCCCAGCAGCTGGGTGATGCACCGCAGGCCCAAGTGGTTCATTGTGCGCGAATCGTACTTTGTCGCGGCCGAGGGTCCAGAGGAGACCGAGTTCTATGACGTCTTCCTCATCGACTCGGACTTTTCTATCGAAAGACCGAAGAGAGCTTACCGTCAAGGCCTGCATCTCCTCTCTGGATC TGGCTCGTCCAGACACCACGAGCCGGCGAGCCCAAcagccgagggcgaggtcgagacggccgaggagaagcaCGAGCAAGCCCAAGAAATTGATGAAGAGAAGAAGGCGTCGCAACACACATTCTACATCGCCAACGCGCAGCGCCGTCTCAAGCTCGTGGCGAAGAATGCT CGCCAGATGCACCAGTTCATCGTCTCGATGGAGCGCATTGCCATGGAATGCATCTGGGCCGGTAGGAACCGCTTCGACTCATTCGCCCCCGTGCGTCTGAATGTCGCGGCGCAATGGCTCGTCGACGGACGCGACTACTTCTGGAACCTGAGTCGAGCGATGAACATGGCCAAATCGCGCATCTACATCCACGACTGGTGGATCTCCCCCCAGATCTACCTTCGTCGACCTGGTGACGAAAGATACCGCCTCGACAACCTgctcaagcgcaaggcggaAGAAGGCGTGCGCATCTTTATCATCATCTA CAACGAGGTATCGGCCAAGACTACCCCTGTTGAAAGTCTCTACGTCAAGAAGACGCTCACTGGCCTCCACCCCAACATCATGGTCCAGAGGTCGCCCTCACATCTTCCCAACGGCGCCCTGTACTGGTCTCATCACGAAAAGCTCTGTGTGATCGACGAGACCATCGCCTTCATGGGCGGTCTGGACCTGTGCTTTGGACGTTGGGACACATCTCAGCACATCATGACCGACGAAGACCACACCATGCCAGATGGCCCAGAAGGCCCCGTGTGGCGTGGCAAGGATTACTGGAACGAACGTGTCGCCGAGTTCCACGACCTGGACAAGCCAATGGAGGACACGTTTGACCGTAGCAGGATTCCACGGATGCCGTGGCACGATGTCGGACTCCAAATTGTTGGCCAGCCGTCGCGTGATCTGTGCCGTCACTTTGTCCAGCGGTGGAACTACCTTCTTCGCGTCAAGAACCACCGTCGGCAGATGCCGTTCCTcgtcccgcccgccgacttTACCGAGACTGAACTGACCGACCTCAAGCTGCAGGGCACTTGCGAGGTGCAGATCTGCCGGTCGGTTGGTCCGTGGTCGATGGGCACAACGACCAAGATTGAGCACTCGATTCAAAACGCCTACGTCAAGTCGATCCAGCTGTCTGAGCACTTTGTCTACATTGAGAACCAATTCTTCATCACTTCGACAGTGGTCAACGGTATCCAGATTGAGAACAACATTGGCAACGCACTGGTCAACCGCATCATCAAGGCGCACCGCGACGGCACACCGTGGAGGGCGTGTGTTGTCATCCCTCTGCTGCCTGGCTACACCCACCCGATTGACTCTGCGGAAGCAAGCTCGGTACGCCTCATTCTGGAATGCCAAAATCGAACCATCAGCCGAGGACCACAGTCGATTTTCGCTCGCCTGCGCAAGGAGGGCATCAACCCAGACGACTACATTTCCTTCTTCTCCCTTCGCGGCTGGTGCAAGTTCAACTCGGGTGCCCTGGCTACAGAGATGGTGTACATCCACGGCAAGACGATGATTGTGGATGACCGTCTGGTTTTGTGCGGCTCGGCCAACATCAACGAACGGTCCCAGAGAGGTGACCGCGATTCCGAGCTGGTCGCCGTCATCCGTGACACCGACATGATTGACGGCACAATGGCGGGCAAGCCGTTCAAGGTCGGCCGCTTTGCGCACACACTCCGTGTCCGACTTATGCGCGAGCATGCTggtgtcgatgtcgacgagatcgacgaggatgagctcATGCTCCGCAAGCCAGTagccgagcaggccgagatTGCGGTTTGGGATCCCGACCACGAGCAGACTGGTAACGCCAGGCGCGGCATCACCCGTGTGAAGAAGAGCACGCCAAGAGAGAGGCTCGGAAAATCAGTCTCGGCGGCCGTTGGCAGCATCGCCAAGGGTGTCGGAGAGAACATGAAGGGGTACGTTGACAAGGGGTTGGAGACGGTTACCGCCATCGAACACGAAGCGGGGCCACACCGCGAGAGCTTCCAAAGCGACAACGGGCCGACAATGGAAGAGCGAGCCGTCCTTAAGACTCATGCCGAGCATGGTGGGGCCGCTGGACACCCTGAAGAGGAGGCGGATGAACTTGGCGCCTTGGAccagggcgacgagcgcgagcttgcgcagCACCTTTTGCAGACAAACCTCAAGTCGGAGTCGCGATGGTCAATGCCAATTGACCCGCCCAAGATGGATCCCAACTTGTTCCACGACCCTCTCGACAAGCGGTTCTGGGACGACATCTGGGTCGCTGCGGCCGTCTTCAACACCGAGGTATTCCGCAAGGTGTTCCGTGCGATGCCCGACGACCTGGTCTCGACGTGGGCACAGTACAAAGAGTACGCGACGTACTTTGAAAAGTTCATCCGTACTCCTGGTTCCAGGGCATCACCTACTCCCGAGCCTGCTGgggaggacaaggacaaggacaagccCAACGGCGATAGTGCCACGCCGGCCGGACAGCCAGCCCACGAGACGACGGTGATTGCTGGCCcagcgggcagcggcggcgaggatggcaaCAAGCCGTCTGGTGACCACGAGCCGTGGGCCGAGTGGGAGTTGCGAGAGATGGAGAATCTGTTGAACGAGCTGCGGGGTACGCTGGTGGTGTACTCGACCCacttcctcgaggccgaggaccagGCCAACAACTTTTTGTTCAAT CAAGAGCGCATCCTGCCGCTTCTCATTTACGACTAG